A stretch of DNA from Acidobacteriota bacterium:
CCGTGTCCCCGTCGTCCACCTGGATGGCCAGGCGGTAGGGCGCCTTGCCCCGGTCCACCACGTTGGCCTGGGCCGGCCCCCAATAGGAACCCGACAGCTCCGTGTCCTCGTAGGGCAGGTTGTAGGTGCCCGCCGCGAAGGTGAATCCCGTGCCCGAGGGCAGGGGGGTCCCTTCCGCCTGGAGGTAGCGGAAGAAGCGGATGTTTTCCATGACCTGCTCGCACTTGAAGGTCATCTCGGTTCGCGCCGCCGAACCGAGGTTCACGAGGTAGGCCATGGCGAACATCTGCAGGACACCGATCATGAGGAAGAAGAGGATCATGAGGGCGATGAGCACCTCGATGAGGCTGCTTCCCCTCTCCCTCGCCGGGGCCACGCCGGGCGGAAGCCGTTTCTCCTTTTCCATCTCAGTACCTCGTCTTCGTGGTGGTGGGCCTCCACAGAGGCGTCACCCCGAGGGTGAAGTTGAACCTCGGCTTGAGCGTTCCCGATCCGGTCATTTCCACGTGGGTGAGCGTCACCTGGGCTTCGGATTGGATCTGCCGGTTGGTCGTCGGGTCCACGGCCCGTCCCATGGTGTCGCACAGGAGGGTGAGGGCGCCGCCCACCGTGGGCCACTGGTTCGCCGCCACCGCCGAATTGGAGAGAACGATGTCGGCCGTGATGGTTTCGGTGCCGAGGACCGTATCCGTGCTCTCGGGCGTTCCGTTGGAGTTCGTGTCCTCGACCAGGCTTACGGTTCGGGTGCCGTTGGCCTGGACGGCGCCGATCTGCACGAACACTCCCAGCCCGGTCTGGGAGGTTTCCACGTAGGCTCGGTCCACGAAGCTCTTGAGCTGTTGGGCGGCGGTCTCCAGCCGCTGGCGCTTCAAGGTCTTGCTGACGGCCACCGTGAGGATGACGGCGATGAGGCCCAAGATCGCCATCACGATGAGCATTTCGATGAGCGAGAAGCCTCTCTGCCCGCTCCCGAACCCCCGGGATCCCCGCATCTTCACCTCCGGAAGAGAGTTGGCAAGCACCGTGCCAGAGATCCTATCTCGGCGCGGAGGCCATTTCAACATGGGTCACCCATCAATTGTCGCATATTCGTTACTCTTGGTAACATACCCGGCTCCCTTTGGCCGGCGTTGACACCGTCGATTCCTCCCTCATAATGTACTGGATCGCGAGGAGAGGGGAATGATCCCGCTGGAAGCCTTGGGCATGATCGAAACGCGCGGGTTCGTGGCGGCCGTGGAGGCCGCCGACGCCATGGTGAAGGCCGCCCGGGTTCTCCTCGTGGGCAAGGAGTACGTGGGCAGCGGCTTCGTCACGGTGATGATCCGGGGCGACGTGGGAGCCGTCAAGGCCGCCGTGGACGCCGGCTCCGCCGCGGCGAGGCGGGTGGGGGAGATCGTCTCCGTCCACGTCATTCCCATGCCCTACGGACAGGTGGAATCCATCCTCCCCCAGCCCTCGTCGGCGAAGGGCCCGACGCCCGCGGCGAAGGCGGGGGGCCGCCGGAAATCCTGATTCCATAGGGGTCCTCGATGGCCCGACAAGACGTGGATCGGGTTGTGGGCTCCGTCCGAAGGGCCCAGGCCCTCTTCTCGGAGTTCTCCCAGGACCAGGTGGACAAGGTCCTGGACGCCATGCACGCATCCAGCCTCCCCCTCCTCGAGAAGTGGGCCCGGCTGGCCCACGAGGAGACGGGCTACGGAACGGTGGCCGACAAGACGGTGAAAAACCGCTTCGCCGCCGAGGACGTCTATCGCTACATCCGCCCCATGCGCACCGTTGGGTTTCTGTCCGCGGACCCGGCCCAGGGCCTGTACGAGGTGGCCTCTCCGGTGGGCGTCGTGGCGGCGGTGGTCCCTTCCACCAACCCCACTTCCACGGCCCTGTACAAGATCCTCATCTCCCTCAAGGCCCGCAACGGCATCGTGCTCTCCCCCCACCCGACGGCCAAGGCCTGCATCCAGGCCGTGGCCGACGCCCTCCACGACGCCGCCGTGTCGGCGGGGGCTCCCCGGGGCATCGTCGGGGTGCTCCCGAACCCTTCCATCGAGGACACCCAGGCCCTCATGCGCCACCCCGGAGTGAACGTCATCCTGGCCACCGGCGGGATGGGCCTCGTGATGGCCGCCTACTCCTCCGGGAAGCCCGCCTACGGGGTCGGACCGGGCAACGTGCCGGCCTTCATCGAGAGGACCGCCGTCTTGAAGAAGGCCGTGCGGGACGTGGTGGCCGGCAAGGCCTTCGACTGGGGGACCATCTGCGCCAGCGAGCAGTCGGTCATCGTGGACGCCCCCCTCGCCGAAAAGGCCCGGGAGGAGTTCGCCGCCGCGGGCGGGTATTTCGTGGACGACCGCGAGAAGGCCCTTCTCGAGGCCTTGGTGGTGGACAAGGATGGACGCCTGAACCCCAAAGTGGTGGGCCGGTCCCCCCAGGCCATCGCATCGATGGCGGGCTTCGACCTGCCGGCCGGGGTGAGGGCCCTCCTGGTCCCCGAGGCCGGGGTGGGGCGAGACTTCCCCCTGACTCTGGAAAAGCTCTCCCCCATCCTTTCTTATTTCGAGGCCGACGGGTGGGAGGCGGGATGCCAGCGGTGCATCGAGGTCCTCCAGTACGGAGGGTTGGGCCACACCCTGTGCCTCCATACGCAGGATCCCGAAGTGATCCGGCAGTTCGCCCTGCGCAAGCCCGTCTTCCGCATCGTGGTGAACAGCCCGGGAACCCACGGGGCCATCGGCTACACGACCAACTTGCCGCCCGCCCTGACCCTGGGGTGCGGCGCCCTCGGCAACAACATCACGAGCGACAACATCACGCCCCTCCACCTCATGGACCGAAAGCGCGTCGCGCTGGAGGTTCGGCCCCTCGAGGAACCGACGGCCGTCCCCTTGCCGCCTCTCGTGAAGGTGCCGGACGGTCTCGAGGACGCGGCGCGCAGGTTCCTGGCCCAGAAGCTCGGACCGGCCGGCCGTGGGGGGCAGGCCCCGTCGGCCCCCGCGCGGGAGCCCGAGCGCCCGTCCGATTTCGTGTGCGAGGCCGACGTTCGATCCGCCCTTCGGGACGGCCGGAGGATCCGGATTCATGCCCGGACCCTCCTGACCCCCTCGGCCCGGGAGCTGGGCGAACAGCACCGGGTCTTCGACCGGGACTGAGGCGCGGGGGACAACGAACCGTCGGGCCTCCCTTCCGGTGCGGCCGGATCGTGTCCCGCGCGTGATCGAACCCCAGCGATGGGGCTTGTCAGGAATGGGGTGGCCGATGGGCGAAGGCTGGGATTTCGTCGTCGTGGGATCGGGCTTCGGCGGCTCGGTGGCGGCCCTTCGCCTGGCCCAGAAGGGGTACTCCGTCCTGGTGGTCGAGCAGGGCCGGAGGTGGCGGCCCCAAGACTTCCCCTCCACCAACTGGAAGGTCTGGGACTCTTTCTGGTTCCCGAAGATCCTCTGCACGGGAATCCAGCAGCTTACGCTTCTGAGGGACTCTCTCGTCCTGCACGGAGCGGGCGTGGGGGGAGGCAGCCTGGTGTACGCCAACGTCCTCATGACCCCCACGGAGGAGGCCTTTCAGGACCCGAAGTGGCGAGACTTGAGGGATTGGAAAAGGGTCCTCGAACCCCACTACGCGGAAGCGCGGCGCATGCTGGGAGTGGTCACCAACCCACGGCTCACGCGGGCCGACGAGGTCCTGCGGCAGGTGGCGGAGGAAATGGGCCGGGAGGGGACCTTCGAACCCACCCAGGTGGCGGTCTTTTTCGGAGAGCCGGACCGCACCGTGCCGGACCCCTACTTCGGAGGAGAGGGCCCCGACCGGACGGGATGCACCTTCTGCGCGGGATGCATGGTGGGGTGCCGCGTGGGGGCCAAGAACACCCTCGACCGGAACTACCTTTACCTGGCCGAAAAGCAGGGGGCCCGCATCCTGTCCGAGACGCGCGTCACGCTCGTGGCGGCCCTGCCGGACGGCGGGTACCGCCTCGAGACGGAGCGCGCCACGCGGCCCCTGTTCAAGGGCCGGAGCGAGATCCGCGCGCGAAACGTGGTGGTGGCGGCGGGGGTCCTGGGGTCCGTCCCACTGCTCCTGGAGTCCAAGCGACGGGGCGCCCTGCCCCATCTGTCCGACCGCCTGGGCGACTATGCCCGGACCAACAGCGAGGCGCTCCTCGGGATCACCGGGGGGCGCAGGAGCCCCGACCTGTGCGAGGGCGTCGCCATCACTTCCCACGTCTTCCTGGACGACGTGACGCGGTTCGAGCCCGTCCGCTATCCCCGGGGCTCGGACGTCATGTGCCTTCTCGGCACCCCTCTCACCGACGGCGGGACCCGGCTCACGCGGCCCCTGAAGTGGATCGGCAACTGCTTGAAGAACCCCGTCGGATTCCTCCGGACCCTCTGGCCCCTCGGGCGCGCGCGGAAGACCGTGATTCTCCTGGTCATGCAAACTCTGGACAACCGCATGCGGCTCCTCCTGAAGCGAAGATGGTACTGGCCCTTCGGTAGGGCCCTCACCTCGGAGGACCCTCCGGGCCATCCCCGGGTTCCGGCCTACATTCCCCTGGCCAACGAGGCGGCGCGGAAGGTGGCCGAGCGCCTGGGGGCCACCCCGCAGAGTTCGCTCAACGAAGTTCTCCTCAACATTCCCACGACGGCCCACATCCTGGGCGGCTGCGCCATGGGGAAGGGCCCCGAGGACGGCGTGGTGGACGCGGAGTGCCGGGCCTTCGGCCACGAAGGCCTCTACATCTGCGACGGCTCGGTCATCGGCGCAAACCTGGGGGTGAACCCGAGCCTCACCATCGCGGCACTGACCGAATACGCCATGAGCCGGATCCCTGCCCGGGGCGACTCCCCCCGCGCGGGGTGAGCCCGTGACCGAACACGCCCGCCACCTGTGGCGCACGGCCTTCATGGCGGCCTTCGTCGCCGGGGCCGCATGGGTGTTCACCTATCAGTGGCTCCGCCTGGATCCCAGGGCGGTCTTCGCGGCCCTGAAAACCCTTCCCCCCGGCCACATTGCCGCCGCGTTTCTCGCGGCGGCTCTCGGCCACCTCGCCATCACGGGGTACGACGCCGTGGCCTGTCGGGCGGCGGCCGTGCGCCTGCCCTATCCCAAGGTCGCCGCCGCCGCGTTCATCGGCTCCGCCTTCGGGATGAACGCCGGCTACCCCCTCCTCACGGGAACGCCGTTCCGCCTTCGGGTGTACGCCCTCTGGGGGCTTCCCGTCCCGGACATTCTCCGCGTGGTGGCCGGGAGCGCCCTCGCCTACTGGACCGGAAGCCTGGCCATGGCGGGGGCGGCCCTCGCCTTCGTTCCCGCGGGAGGGCTCCTCCTGCGAACGGGCCTGGATCCCCGCTGGATCGGGACCCTTCTCCTGGGGGGCTGGCTGGTCTTTTTCCTGTGGACCCTCTTCCGTCGGACCCCCGTTCGGCTTCGCGGCTGGACCCTCCCTCCGCCCTCCGGGTCAAGGACCTTGGCCGCCTTGGCCGTATCGGCCCTGGACTGGTCGCTGGCCGCCGCCACGCTCCACCTGCTCCTCCCTCCAGACCCGGGCCTTCGCTTTTGGACGATCTTCGGCATCTACGTCCCGGCGGCCCTGGGCGTGTGGCTCCTTCAGATTCCGGCCGGCATCGGCGTCCTGGACACGGCGGTCCTCGTCCTTCTCCCGCCCCAGGCGCCCGAGGCCTCCGTCCTGGGCGGACTCCTCCTCTTCCGCGGCGTTTATTACCTCTTTCCCCTGGCGGTGGCGGCCCTGCTCTACTTCGCCCTCGAGGGAAGGGGTCACCTCCGCCGCCGCAGGAAGTACCTGCGCGCGCTCCTCGACCGGGCGCGCCACCGGGTTTAACCTTCGGGCTACTCTTGCGAATCTGTGCATCCCGAAGGGCGGCGCAACGGCTCGTAGGCCCGCACGGATTCTCCAGAAGAGACAACTTTCGCGTGCCGACGCGCCTTCCTCCGGAGGCGATTTGCTTTAAAATGGCGCCCGGAGGGGAGAGGTGGCGCGAACCAAGATCGTCTGCACCCTGGGCCCGGCGGCCCAGACCGAGGCGTGCATCGAGGCCCTGGCCCTCCAGGGCATGGACGTGGGCCGGCTGAACTTTTCGCACGGCACGTACGCGGACCACGCCCGACGCTACGAGGCCCTTCGCAAGGTGTCGCGGAAGATCGGGCGGCCTCTGGCGGCTCTCCAGGACCTCCAGGGGCCCAAGATCCGCCTGGGTTCGTTCCGCGATCCCGTCGTCCATTTGGAGGAAGGAGCCCCCTTCACCCTTACCATCAAGCCTTGCGAGGGCAGTACGTCCCGGGCCCACACCACCTACGCGCGCCTTCCGAAGGACGTCAAAAAGGGGGACCGGATCTACCTCGCCGACGGCACGATCGAGCTCCATGTCGAGCGTCTCGCCGGGAGCGAGGTTCTTACCCAGGTGGCCCGCGGAGGCCCCCTCCGCTCCCACCAGGGGATCAACCTGCCCGGGGTTCAGCTGAGCACTCCGTCCCTCACCGCCAAGGACAAGCGGGACCTCGCCTTCGGCCTCGAACTCGGCGTGGATTTCGTGGCCCTCTCCTTCGTCCGGCGTCCGGGAGACCTCCGAGCCCTGAAAGCCCTCCTCGGCAAGTCCCCCCACCCGCCGTGGATCGTGGCCAAGATCGAAAAGCCCGAGGCCCTCGACCACCTGGACGGGATCCTTTCGGAGGTCCATGGGGTCATGGTGGCCCGGGGCGACCTCGGCGTCGAACTGGGGTTGGAGAAGGTGCCCCATGCCCAGAAGACGATCATCTCCGAGGCCAACCGGAGGGGGAAGTTCGTCATCACGGCCACCCAGATGCTCGAGTCCATGGTGGACCATCCGACCCCCACCCGGGCGGAGGTGTCGGACGTGGCCAACGCCATCTTCGACGGCACCGACGCCGTCATGCTGTCGGGGGAGTCCGCCGCGGGGAAATACCCCGTGGAGGCCGTCTCCTTCCTCCACCGCATCGCCGAGGAGGCCGAGCGGAGCCCCTTCTACCACCCGGAGCGTCAGCCTTTCACGGGCGTGGCCGACTTTCATCACGCCGCCAGCCACGCGGCCGCCAGCGCCGCGCGGGACCTCGGGGCCGCGGCCGTGCTCTCCATCACGCCCACGGGCCGGATGCCCCGGCTCCTCTCCAAGTTCCACATGGCCTGTCCGGTCATCGCCTGTTCGGCCCACGAGGAGGTTCTGAGGCGGCTGGCCGTGGTGTGGGGCGTCGTGCCCCTGCGGGTGGAGCCCGCCTTCGACGCGGAGAAGGCCGTCACGGGAGCCCTCGAGGCCGCCAGCCGGGCGGGCCACATCCACGCCGGACAGACGGTCCTCGTCACCCTCTCCATGCTGGCGGGCGAATCGGAGATCACCAACGTGCTGAAATTGCACCGGGTCTGATACGGGTTTCCCCTCGCGCCCCAGGCACCAGCGGGGCCGTTGCGGGAGTAAGATGAAGGGCCCGGCGCCGGGATGTGGGAGGAAGACATGGATTCTCTCGTGCAGAACGTCCGCGAACTCGTCGAGAAAGTGGTGGAGAACAACCGCTGGCGCCAGAGGCGCTGCGTGAACCTGATCCCCTCCGAGAACACGCCGTCCCTCCTCGTCAAGCTCTGCGAGATCGGAGATCCCTCGGGGCGGTACGCCGAGCACAAGACGGCCCTCAAGAAGGAAGTGGAGTCCCTCCAGGGCTCGGGGGCCCTCAAGGGAGACCAGGTCTACTACTACCAGGGCACGGACTTCATCTACGAAGTGGAGCAGCGGCTCAAGGCCGAATTCGGCGCTTACATCGGCGGCGAGGAGGTGGAGACGCGGCCCGTCTCGGGGCAGATGGCCAACGAGATCGTCTTCAAGGCGGTCCTGAAGTTCCTCTCGGCCAAGCCCGACGGCTTCGCGCCGTTGAGCGCCTCGGGGCGCATCCCGGCGGTGATGAACAACGGCCTGAACGCCGGAGGCCACCTCTCGGCCCAGCCCTTCGGGGCCCTCTTCAACTTCGTGGACGGCGACGTCGTCAACTTTCCGCTGGAGCCGGGAAATCCGTACAAGATCGACGTGGAGAAGATGCTCGCCCTCGTGGACCGGCACCGCCCGCCCCTGGTGATCTTCGGGAAGAGCCTCTTCCTTCATCCCGAGCCCGTGACCGCCCTGAGGTCCCACGTGCAGTCCCTGGGCGGGTACCGCCCAATCGTCATGTTCGACGGGGCCCACGTGCTCGGAATCCTCGGCCCGCACTTCCAGGATCCGCTTTCGGAAGGGGCCGACGTGGTCACCGGCTCGACCCACAAGACCTTTTTCGGTCCCCAGCGGGGCATCGTGGCGGGCCGCTTCCCCAAAGAGAGCCCCTTGAGAAAACTGTGGACGGAGATCCAGGGACGCGCCTTCCCCGGCTCCACCAGCAACCACCACCTCGGGACCCAGCTCGCCATGCTGGCCGCCACCCTCGAGATGAACGCCTTCCGGGAGGAGTACCAGCGGCAGGTGCTTTCCAACGCCCGGGCCTTCGCCGCCGCGCTCTCCCGCGAGGGAATCCCCGTGGAGGGCGGGGAGGCCGAGGGCTTCACGCACACCCACCAGGTCGTGGTGCGCGTCTCCCCCTTCGGCGACGGCAAGGAGATCGCCCACCGCCTGGAGCGAAACCACATCGTCGTCAACTTCCAGGCCCTTCCCGACGACGAGACCTTCTACCACCCGAGCGGCCTGAGAACGGGCGTCCAGGAGATGACTCGCTTCGGCATGAAGGAAGGCGACTTCTCGGATCTGGCCCGGATTTTCGCCGACGTGGTGATCCGGAAGAAGGACGCGGCGGAGGAAGTGGCGGGCTTCCGCGCCAAGTTCACCACCATGGGATACTGCCTCGGCCCGGAGGAGACCCTCTCCGTGGCGCCGGCCCTCTTCGAGAGCCTCTTTCCCGCTCATCCCTTTTTCGAGCGCTTCGCCCAGGCTCTGAGGGCCGCCACGCCCTAGCCCGTTTTCGCCCCGAAGGCGGGAGGGGGGAGGCCCGAAGGCCTCCCCCCTTTTCATGGACCGCGGAGCGATCTCTCGATCACCGCACCTTCATCCCA
This window harbors:
- the pyk gene encoding pyruvate kinase yields the protein MARTKIVCTLGPAAQTEACIEALALQGMDVGRLNFSHGTYADHARRYEALRKVSRKIGRPLAALQDLQGPKIRLGSFRDPVVHLEEGAPFTLTIKPCEGSTSRAHTTYARLPKDVKKGDRIYLADGTIELHVERLAGSEVLTQVARGGPLRSHQGINLPGVQLSTPSLTAKDKRDLAFGLELGVDFVALSFVRRPGDLRALKALLGKSPHPPWIVAKIEKPEALDHLDGILSEVHGVMVARGDLGVELGLEKVPHAQKTIISEANRRGKFVITATQMLESMVDHPTPTRAEVSDVANAIFDGTDAVMLSGESAAGKYPVEAVSFLHRIAEEAERSPFYHPERQPFTGVADFHHAASHAAASAARDLGAAAVLSITPTGRMPRLLSKFHMACPVIACSAHEEVLRRLAVVWGVVPLRVEPAFDAEKAVTGALEAASRAGHIHAGQTVLVTLSMLAGESEITNVLKLHRV
- a CDS encoding prepilin-type N-terminal cleavage/methylation domain-containing protein, producing the protein MEKEKRLPPGVAPARERGSSLIEVLIALMILFFLMIGVLQMFAMAYLVNLGSAARTEMTFKCEQVMENIRFFRYLQAEGTPLPSGTGFTFAAGTYNLPYEDTELSGSYWGPAQANVVDRGKAPYRLAIQVDDGDTAGVAEHWIVTVTATPSLDAGVQRYQGIGIRRKRVDYVAQIPK
- a CDS encoding GMC family oxidoreductase — protein: MGEGWDFVVVGSGFGGSVAALRLAQKGYSVLVVEQGRRWRPQDFPSTNWKVWDSFWFPKILCTGIQQLTLLRDSLVLHGAGVGGGSLVYANVLMTPTEEAFQDPKWRDLRDWKRVLEPHYAEARRMLGVVTNPRLTRADEVLRQVAEEMGREGTFEPTQVAVFFGEPDRTVPDPYFGGEGPDRTGCTFCAGCMVGCRVGAKNTLDRNYLYLAEKQGARILSETRVTLVAALPDGGYRLETERATRPLFKGRSEIRARNVVVAAGVLGSVPLLLESKRRGALPHLSDRLGDYARTNSEALLGITGGRRSPDLCEGVAITSHVFLDDVTRFEPVRYPRGSDVMCLLGTPLTDGGTRLTRPLKWIGNCLKNPVGFLRTLWPLGRARKTVILLVMQTLDNRMRLLLKRRWYWPFGRALTSEDPPGHPRVPAYIPLANEAARKVAERLGATPQSSLNEVLLNIPTTAHILGGCAMGKGPEDGVVDAECRAFGHEGLYICDGSVIGANLGVNPSLTIAALTEYAMSRIPARGDSPRAG
- a CDS encoding prepilin-type N-terminal cleavage/methylation domain-containing protein, encoding MRGSRGFGSGQRGFSLIEMLIVMAILGLIAVILTVAVSKTLKRQRLETAAQQLKSFVDRAYVETSQTGLGVFVQIGAVQANGTRTVSLVEDTNSNGTPESTDTVLGTETITADIVLSNSAVAANQWPTVGGALTLLCDTMGRAVDPTTNRQIQSEAQVTLTHVEMTGSGTLKPRFNFTLGVTPLWRPTTTKTRY
- a CDS encoding aldehyde dehydrogenase family protein, with protein sequence MARQDVDRVVGSVRRAQALFSEFSQDQVDKVLDAMHASSLPLLEKWARLAHEETGYGTVADKTVKNRFAAEDVYRYIRPMRTVGFLSADPAQGLYEVASPVGVVAAVVPSTNPTSTALYKILISLKARNGIVLSPHPTAKACIQAVADALHDAAVSAGAPRGIVGVLPNPSIEDTQALMRHPGVNVILATGGMGLVMAAYSSGKPAYGVGPGNVPAFIERTAVLKKAVRDVVAGKAFDWGTICASEQSVIVDAPLAEKAREEFAAAGGYFVDDREKALLEALVVDKDGRLNPKVVGRSPQAIASMAGFDLPAGVRALLVPEAGVGRDFPLTLEKLSPILSYFEADGWEAGCQRCIEVLQYGGLGHTLCLHTQDPEVIRQFALRKPVFRIVVNSPGTHGAIGYTTNLPPALTLGCGALGNNITSDNITPLHLMDRKRVALEVRPLEEPTAVPLPPLVKVPDGLEDAARRFLAQKLGPAGRGGQAPSAPAREPERPSDFVCEADVRSALRDGRRIRIHARTLLTPSARELGEQHRVFDRD
- a CDS encoding YbhN family protein, which encodes MTEHARHLWRTAFMAAFVAGAAWVFTYQWLRLDPRAVFAALKTLPPGHIAAAFLAAALGHLAITGYDAVACRAAAVRLPYPKVAAAAFIGSAFGMNAGYPLLTGTPFRLRVYALWGLPVPDILRVVAGSALAYWTGSLAMAGAALAFVPAGGLLLRTGLDPRWIGTLLLGGWLVFFLWTLFRRTPVRLRGWTLPPPSGSRTLAALAVSALDWSLAAATLHLLLPPDPGLRFWTIFGIYVPAALGVWLLQIPAGIGVLDTAVLVLLPPQAPEASVLGGLLLFRGVYYLFPLAVAALLYFALEGRGHLRRRRKYLRALLDRARHRV
- a CDS encoding BMC domain-containing protein; translated protein: MIPLEALGMIETRGFVAAVEAADAMVKAARVLLVGKEYVGSGFVTVMIRGDVGAVKAAVDAGSAAARRVGEIVSVHVIPMPYGQVESILPQPSSAKGPTPAAKAGGRRKS